The Pseudomonas baetica genome includes a region encoding these proteins:
- a CDS encoding TIGR00730 family Rossman fold protein, whose protein sequence is MSLKSVCVFCGANAGTDPAYTEAAKALGRALAERKLTLVYGGGAVGLMGIVADAALTAGGEVIGIIPQSLMDKEIGHKSLTRLEVVDGMHARKARMAELSDAFIALPGGLGTLEELFEVWTWGQLGYHGKPLGLLEVNDFYSKLTAFLDHIVGEGFVRAPHRDMLQVSESPQTLLESLDNWKPTVTPKWVDQKPG, encoded by the coding sequence ATGTCTCTGAAATCCGTTTGTGTATTTTGCGGTGCCAACGCCGGCACTGATCCGGCTTATACCGAAGCCGCCAAAGCCCTTGGCCGGGCCCTGGCCGAGCGCAAGTTGACGCTCGTTTACGGCGGTGGCGCCGTGGGTTTGATGGGCATCGTTGCCGATGCCGCACTGACCGCTGGCGGGGAAGTGATCGGCATCATCCCGCAAAGCCTGATGGACAAGGAAATCGGCCATAAGAGCCTGACGCGCCTGGAAGTGGTCGACGGCATGCACGCCCGCAAGGCGCGGATGGCCGAACTCAGCGATGCGTTTATCGCGTTGCCCGGCGGCCTTGGCACGCTGGAAGAGTTGTTCGAAGTCTGGACCTGGGGCCAGCTCGGCTACCACGGCAAGCCGCTGGGCCTGCTGGAAGTGAACGACTTTTACAGCAAACTCACAGCTTTTCTTGACCATATCGTCGGCGAAGGCTTCGTTCGCGCGCCACACCGTGACATGCTGCAAGTGAGCGAATCACCGCAAACCCTGCTCGAGTCCCTCGATAACTGGAAGCCGACCGTCACGCCAAAGTGGGTCGACCAAAAACCCGGCTAA
- a CDS encoding transglutaminase family protein, with amino-acid sequence MNAHYQILHDTCYHYDSPVSLAQQLAHLWPRECSWQRCTEQQLLISPEPTARRDELDVFGNPLTRLAFERPHDELQVNARLTVEVLARPQLDFNQSPAWELTRNALTYSSQPLGAELLEACRYRFQSPYVHLKRSFVEFSQSCFPPGRPLLLGVQALMQKIFSEFTFDAEATQVATPLVEVLERRRGVCQDFAHLMLACVRSRGLAARYVSGYLLTQPPPGQPRLIGADASHAWVSVFCPVLGWVDFDPTNNVQPGLEHITLAWGRDFSDVSPLRGVILGGGSHDPEVRVTVMPLDE; translated from the coding sequence ATGAACGCGCATTACCAGATCCTCCACGACACCTGTTACCACTACGACAGCCCGGTTTCCCTGGCGCAGCAATTGGCGCATCTGTGGCCGCGTGAATGCAGTTGGCAGCGCTGCACCGAGCAGCAGTTGCTGATCAGCCCGGAGCCAACGGCGCGTCGCGATGAACTGGATGTGTTCGGCAATCCGCTGACCCGACTTGCGTTCGAGCGTCCGCATGATGAGTTGCAGGTCAACGCCCGACTCACTGTTGAAGTGCTGGCGCGACCGCAGCTGGATTTCAACCAGTCCCCCGCGTGGGAACTGACGCGCAATGCGCTGACCTACAGCAGTCAGCCGCTCGGCGCTGAATTGCTTGAGGCTTGCCGCTATCGATTCCAGTCACCCTACGTGCATTTGAAGCGTAGCTTCGTCGAGTTCTCGCAAAGCTGTTTCCCACCCGGCCGGCCGTTACTGCTGGGTGTGCAGGCGTTGATGCAGAAGATCTTCAGCGAATTCACCTTCGATGCCGAGGCGACCCAAGTGGCGACACCGTTGGTAGAAGTGCTGGAGCGGCGGCGTGGAGTGTGTCAGGACTTCGCGCATTTGATGCTCGCCTGCGTGCGTTCCCGAGGGTTGGCGGCGCGTTATGTCAGCGGTTATCTGCTGACCCAGCCACCACCGGGGCAGCCACGGCTGATCGGCGCTGATGCGTCACATGCCTGGGTGTCGGTGTTTTGTCCGGTACTGGGCTGGGTGGATTTCGATCCGACCAACAATGTGCAGCCGGGGCTGGAGCACATTACGTTGGCGTGGGGGCGGGATTTTTCCGATGTGTCGCCGTTGCGCGGGGTGATTCTTGGCGGCGGCAGCCATGATCCCGAAGTGCGGGTCACGGTGATGCCACTGGACGAATAG
- a CDS encoding circularly permuted type 2 ATP-grasp protein yields MPDLLDRYPLTAGTYHELLNDSGEVRAHWRRLFDQLQRSTPAQLLQRQALLARQIQENGVTYNVYADPKGADRPWELDLLPHVIAADEWQQLSAGIAQRARLLNAVLADLYGPQRLIREGLLPAELVFGHNNFLWPCQGIAPPEEAFLHLYAVDLARTPDGRWWVTADRTQAPSGAGYALENRTIVSRAFPELYRDLKVQHLAGFFRTLQETLARQAPSDGDAPLVVLLTPGRFNESYFEHLYLARQLGYPLVEGGDLTVRDATVYLKTLSGLRRVHAIMRRLDDDFCDPLELRTDSALGVPGLLEAVRQGRVLVANALGSGVLESPGLLGFLPKINQFLFGEELILPSIATWWCGEAPVLAQALEKLPELLIKPAFPSQSFAPVFGRDLSENQRQSLAERMQARPYAYVAQELAQLSQAPIWQAEDGQLQPRAIGMRMYAVASRDGYRVLPGGLTRVAAEADAEVVSMQRGGASKDTWVLGDRPPSGEQWKAQRNVGVHDLVRRDPYLPSRVVENLFWFGRYCERCDDSARLLRIMLTRYVDGDDPQALLAAVDLGERLALLPDEGELPERLLAALLGEDWSFSLRSNLQRLQWAASQVRGKLSRENWQALVELQREATELDTDEPDFGELLDFLNRLVMSLAALSGFALDDMTRDEGWRFLMIGRRIERLQFLSSSLAAFLRGAGAFDQAGLEWLLELGNSSITYRSRYLAVAQLIPVLDLLLLDEQNPHAVLFQLKLVTRTLKRLNDDFGVPREAGLAHLVERLARFDLGCLENPLFGESSVRAALDGLADLLQEIAEASGQVSDRLALRHFAHVDDVSQRTVSV; encoded by the coding sequence ATGCCTGACCTGCTAGACCGCTACCCGCTGACGGCGGGCACTTATCACGAACTGCTCAACGACAGCGGCGAAGTGCGTGCGCACTGGCGGCGGCTGTTCGATCAACTGCAGCGCAGCACCCCGGCGCAACTGCTGCAGCGTCAGGCGTTGCTGGCCCGGCAGATTCAGGAAAACGGCGTTACTTACAACGTCTATGCCGACCCCAAGGGCGCCGATCGACCATGGGAGCTGGACTTGCTGCCGCATGTGATTGCAGCAGATGAGTGGCAGCAATTGTCGGCGGGGATTGCTCAGCGTGCGCGCCTGCTCAATGCCGTGCTGGCGGATCTGTACGGGCCGCAACGTTTGATCAGAGAAGGCCTGCTGCCGGCAGAACTAGTCTTCGGCCACAACAACTTCCTCTGGCCCTGTCAGGGCATCGCTCCGCCGGAAGAGGCGTTTCTGCATCTGTACGCGGTGGATCTTGCGCGCACGCCGGACGGCCGCTGGTGGGTGACGGCCGATCGCACGCAAGCCCCTTCGGGCGCCGGTTATGCGCTGGAAAACCGCACCATCGTGTCCCGCGCCTTCCCGGAGTTGTACCGTGATCTGAAGGTGCAGCATCTGGCCGGCTTCTTCCGCACGTTGCAGGAAACCCTCGCCCGGCAGGCACCCAGCGATGGCGACGCGCCGCTGGTGGTGTTGCTGACGCCGGGGCGCTTCAACGAAAGCTATTTCGAACATCTTTATCTCGCCCGTCAGCTCGGTTATCCGCTGGTGGAGGGTGGCGACCTCACGGTGCGCGATGCCACGGTCTATCTGAAAACCCTCAGTGGCCTGCGCCGGGTGCACGCGATCATGCGCCGGCTCGACGACGACTTCTGCGATCCACTGGAGCTGCGCACCGATTCCGCACTCGGTGTACCCGGGTTGCTCGAGGCGGTGCGGCAGGGCCGGGTGCTGGTGGCCAACGCACTCGGCAGTGGCGTGCTCGAATCACCCGGTTTGCTGGGCTTTTTACCGAAGATCAACCAGTTTCTGTTTGGCGAAGAGCTGATCCTGCCGTCCATTGCGACCTGGTGGTGTGGGGAGGCGCCTGTGTTGGCACAAGCACTGGAAAAACTGCCTGAACTGTTGATCAAGCCTGCTTTCCCCTCGCAAAGCTTCGCACCGGTATTCGGCCGTGATCTGAGTGAAAACCAGCGTCAATCGCTTGCCGAGCGCATGCAGGCGCGACCGTATGCGTATGTCGCGCAAGAATTGGCCCAGCTGTCCCAGGCGCCGATCTGGCAGGCCGAGGACGGTCAACTGCAACCCCGGGCCATCGGTATGCGTATGTACGCGGTGGCCAGCCGTGACGGCTATCGGGTGCTGCCCGGCGGGCTGACCCGGGTGGCCGCCGAAGCCGATGCCGAGGTGGTCTCGATGCAGCGCGGCGGGGCGAGCAAAGACACCTGGGTATTGGGCGATCGGCCGCCAAGCGGCGAACAATGGAAGGCTCAGCGCAACGTCGGTGTACACGATCTGGTGCGGCGCGACCCTTACCTGCCTTCGCGGGTGGTGGAAAACCTGTTCTGGTTCGGTCGTTATTGCGAACGTTGCGACGACAGCGCGCGGCTGCTGCGGATCATGCTCACGCGCTATGTCGATGGTGATGATCCGCAAGCGCTGTTGGCGGCTGTCGATCTTGGCGAGCGGCTGGCGCTGTTGCCGGACGAGGGTGAGCTACCGGAGCGCCTGCTGGCGGCGCTGCTCGGCGAAGACTGGTCGTTCAGCCTGCGCTCCAACCTGCAACGCTTGCAGTGGGCAGCCTCGCAGGTGCGCGGCAAACTCTCCCGGGAGAACTGGCAGGCCCTGGTGGAGTTGCAACGCGAAGCCACGGAACTGGATACCGATGAGCCGGATTTCGGCGAGTTGCTGGATTTTCTCAACCGTCTGGTGATGTCGCTGGCGGCGCTGTCCGGGTTTGCCCTGGACGACATGACCCGCGACGAAGGCTGGCGCTTTCTGATGATCGGTCGCCGTATCGAGCGTCTGCAATTTCTCAGCAGCAGTCTTGCGGCGTTTCTGCGCGGCGCGGGCGCGTTCGACCAGGCTGGCCTGGAATGGCTGCTGGAACTGGGTAACAGCAGCATTACCTACCGCTCGCGCTATCTGGCGGTGGCGCAATTGATTCCGGTACTCGACCTGTTACTGCTTGATGAGCAGAACCCGCATGCGGTGTTGTTCCAGTTGAAACTGGTCACGCGCACGTTGAAACGCTTGAACGATGATTTCGGCGTGCCTCGTGAGGCCGGACTGGCGCATCTGGTCGAGCGTCTGGCGCGGTTCGATCTGGGGTGTCTGGAGAACCCGTTGTTCGGCGAATCCAGCGTGCGTGCGGCCCTTGATGGTCTGGCGGACCTGCTGCAAGAGATCGCCGAGGCCAGCGGCCAGGTGTCCGATCGCCTGGCCCTGCGCCATTTCGCCCACGTCGATGATGTCAGCCAGCGCACGGTGTCCGTCTGA
- the azu gene encoding azurin encodes MFSKVVAVSLLALASSQLMAAECKTTVDSTDQMSFNTKEIVIDKSCKTFTVELTHSGSLPKNVMGHNLVISKEADMQPIATDGLAAGIDKNYLKEGDARVIAHTKIIGAKETDSVTFDVSKVADGGYGFFCSFPGHISMMKGTITVK; translated from the coding sequence ATGTTTTCCAAAGTTGTTGCGGTATCCCTGCTGGCGCTGGCCAGCAGCCAATTGATGGCTGCCGAGTGCAAAACCACCGTTGACTCCACCGATCAGATGTCCTTCAACACCAAGGAAATCGTGATCGACAAGAGCTGCAAGACTTTCACCGTCGAACTGACCCACTCCGGCAGCCTGCCGAAGAACGTCATGGGCCATAACCTGGTGATCAGCAAAGAAGCTGACATGCAGCCGATCGCCACCGATGGCCTGGCTGCCGGTATCGACAAGAACTACCTGAAGGAAGGTGACGCACGTGTCATCGCCCACACCAAAATCATCGGCGCCAAGGAAACCGACTCGGTGACCTTCGACGTGTCCAAGGTAGCGGACGGCGGCTACGGTTTCTTCTGCTCGTTCCCGGGCCACATCTCGATGATGAAAGGCACCATTACGGTCAAGTAA